One window of Flavobacterium ammonificans genomic DNA carries:
- a CDS encoding AtpZ/AtpI family protein — translation MENKFPTKKNKWLVLITIPAQMGITIFLFSFLGEWLDNNYPNDWVYYHKVLLIIGVFLAMYNTIRLVNQVNKQ, via the coding sequence ATGGAGAATAAGTTTCCGACTAAAAAAAACAAGTGGTTAGTTTTAATTACTATTCCTGCTCAAATGGGAATCACTATTTTTCTATTTTCTTTTTTAGGAGAATGGCTGGACAACAACTACCCTAATGATTGGGTATATTATCATAAAGTTCTTTTGATTATAGGCGTTTTTCTGGCCATGTACAACACCATTAGATTAGTAAATCAAGTTAACAAACAATAA
- a CDS encoding bactofilin family protein has product MFDKKTKSYTDLLGKTNRIVEGTRIKGNIYSVADFRLDGELTGNFQTEGKIVIGPAGIVVGDIVCKSADIEGRFSGKIQVEELLNVKATAAIYGEVTVGKLAVEPGADFSATCTMTTKTTTHPNGE; this is encoded by the coding sequence ATGTTTGACAAAAAAACCAAATCCTACACCGACCTTTTAGGGAAAACCAACCGAATTGTAGAAGGAACAAGAATTAAAGGCAATATTTATTCGGTTGCCGACTTTAGACTAGACGGAGAATTAACCGGAAATTTCCAAACAGAAGGTAAAATTGTTATTGGTCCTGCCGGAATAGTTGTGGGAGATATTGTATGTAAAAGTGCCGATATTGAGGGTCGATTTAGCGGGAAAATCCAAGTAGAAGAACTACTCAATGTTAAAGCAACAGCGGCCATTTATGGCGAAGTTACCGTTGGTAAATTAGCGGTTGAACCTGGCGCTGATTTTTCGGCTACTTGTACCATGACAACAAAAACAACTACTCACCCAAATGGAGAATAA
- a CDS encoding tetratricopeptide repeat protein, giving the protein MKINKSYPFFIFFTILFLVACSTKKDTFISRNYHALTTKYNVLYNGGIGYDKGLVGINEKSKNNFWKRLPVEKMELSDGSTFDTTRNANFDLAEKKATKGIQKHSMNIGGKERNSQTDEAYLMLGKARYYEQRFIPALDAFNYILYKYPGSDKIYEAKIWREKTNMRLGNDALVIKNLSKLLKDFKLKNQYVADANAVLAEAFLNLEEKDSAVSKLKIAQGLTNRNTQKARYRFILGQLYEELGKRDSALLCYQSVIDMHRKADRDYVIQAYAKKAQLFDFQKGNKEQIEKMFAKLLENRENRPFLDLIYHQIGLYYEKSNTAELALKNYNLSLKKAKDNSYLAASNYRNLGNMYFKSADFPLAAKYYDSTLVKLEKNTREFLQIEKTRKNLDDVIKYDALAQQNDSILKVVAFSDLERITFFGNHIEKLKKAEEKKQLMAKRQQEAMASIENAGSAPMGNQKGLLKSPSSSPLITSKSQATSTNTFYFYNPTTVSYGQLEFKKNWGSRSAKGYWRMSANTKEILISPSSESELIEGSTTAKAPQPTDKFEIKYYLAQLPTEKRELDSINQERNFAYLQLGLIYKEKFKEYALATAKLESVLKQNPEEKLVLPTMYNLYKIYLITDLDKASEMKSQIVAQFPSSRYAQIINNSDTDGLKLDTPEKTYSQLYQEFKEGQFVSVLEKINTAIIQFSGDEIEPKLELLRANTEAKLFGIEAYKKTLEAIAAQYPNTDEGRQAKEIVNDQIPVLEKMEFTTNAKSWKILFKAGLRTDPITIEIEDKIKKFIAEEKIEKRSYSYDVYTDKENFVVIHNIKSEAYAADVIKYMKTNKQYTISQDAIIISSDNYKVVQIKKNLESYLASKKQ; this is encoded by the coding sequence TTGAAAATTAACAAATCATATCCTTTTTTTATTTTTTTCACCATTCTTTTTTTAGTGGCTTGTTCTACTAAAAAAGACACTTTCATTTCCAGGAATTATCATGCATTAACGACTAAGTATAATGTGTTGTATAATGGTGGAATCGGCTATGATAAAGGATTGGTTGGAATTAACGAGAAAAGCAAAAACAATTTCTGGAAACGATTACCCGTGGAAAAAATGGAGTTGTCTGACGGCTCAACTTTTGACACTACTAGGAATGCTAATTTTGATTTGGCTGAAAAAAAAGCCACAAAAGGGATTCAAAAACATTCTATGAATATTGGCGGAAAAGAAAGAAATAGCCAAACAGACGAAGCTTATCTTATGTTAGGAAAGGCGAGGTATTATGAGCAGCGCTTTATCCCCGCTTTGGACGCATTTAATTACATTCTTTATAAATATCCCGGTAGCGATAAAATTTATGAAGCTAAAATTTGGCGCGAAAAAACCAATATGCGTCTAGGAAATGACGCTTTAGTAATTAAAAATCTTTCGAAATTGTTGAAGGATTTTAAATTAAAAAATCAATATGTCGCTGATGCTAATGCTGTTTTAGCAGAAGCCTTCTTGAATTTAGAAGAAAAAGACAGTGCGGTTTCCAAATTAAAAATAGCACAAGGGCTAACCAACCGTAACACTCAAAAAGCACGATATCGATTTATTTTAGGACAGCTATATGAAGAATTAGGTAAAAGAGACAGTGCACTTCTTTGTTACCAATCCGTAATTGATATGCATCGAAAAGCCGATAGAGATTATGTGATTCAAGCCTACGCTAAAAAAGCGCAGTTGTTTGATTTTCAAAAGGGCAACAAAGAACAAATAGAAAAAATGTTTGCTAAACTTTTGGAAAACCGAGAAAACCGACCTTTTCTAGACCTGATTTACCACCAAATCGGATTGTATTACGAAAAAAGTAATACTGCAGAATTAGCATTAAAAAACTACAATCTCTCTTTGAAAAAAGCAAAAGACAACAGCTATTTAGCCGCTTCTAATTATAGAAATCTAGGCAATATGTATTTCAAAAGCGCTGATTTTCCTTTGGCGGCAAAATACTATGATAGTACATTGGTGAAATTAGAAAAGAATACTAGAGAGTTTCTCCAAATTGAAAAAACCAGAAAAAATTTAGACGACGTAATTAAGTATGACGCACTTGCTCAACAAAACGATAGTATTTTAAAAGTCGTAGCTTTTTCTGATTTGGAACGCATAACGTTTTTTGGTAATCACATAGAAAAACTCAAAAAAGCGGAAGAGAAGAAACAATTAATGGCGAAGAGGCAACAAGAAGCTATGGCTAGCATAGAAAATGCAGGTTCTGCTCCAATGGGCAATCAAAAAGGGCTTTTAAAATCGCCTTCTTCGAGTCCTTTGATTACTTCAAAATCGCAAGCAACTTCAACAAACACCTTCTATTTTTACAACCCCACCACAGTTTCCTACGGTCAGTTAGAATTTAAAAAGAATTGGGGCAGCAGAAGCGCTAAAGGCTATTGGAGAATGAGTGCCAATACTAAAGAGATTTTAATTTCGCCATCCAGCGAAAGCGAATTAATTGAGGGATCCACCACAGCAAAAGCGCCTCAACCAACCGACAAATTTGAAATAAAGTATTATTTAGCTCAATTGCCTACTGAAAAAAGAGAACTGGACAGCATTAATCAAGAACGAAATTTTGCCTACTTGCAGTTGGGACTTATTTATAAAGAGAAATTTAAAGAATATGCTTTGGCAACAGCCAAACTAGAAAGCGTTTTAAAACAAAATCCGGAGGAAAAACTAGTTTTACCAACAATGTACAACCTCTATAAAATCTATTTAATTACAGACTTAGATAAAGCATCGGAGATGAAAAGTCAAATTGTTGCTCAGTTTCCTTCTTCGCGGTATGCGCAAATTATAAACAATTCTGACACGGATGGTTTAAAGTTAGACACTCCTGAAAAAACGTACAGTCAGTTGTATCAAGAATTTAAAGAAGGGCAGTTTGTGTCGGTTTTAGAAAAAATAAATACGGCAATTATTCAGTTTTCAGGAGATGAAATTGAGCCGAAATTGGAATTGTTACGAGCCAATACAGAAGCTAAATTATTTGGAATTGAAGCGTATAAAAAAACACTAGAAGCAATTGCAGCTCAATATCCCAACACTGACGAAGGAAGACAAGCCAAAGAGATTGTTAACGATCAGATTCCCGTATTGGAAAAAATGGAGTTTACCACGAATGCTAAAAGTTGGAAAATACTATTTAAAGCGGGTTTAAGAACAGATCCAATTACTATTGAAATTGAAGATAAAATTAAAAAATTCATCGCCGAAGAAAAAATAGAAAAACGATCGTATTCCTATGATGTTTATACTGACAAAGAAAACTTTGTAGTAATTCACAACATAAAATCCGAGGCTTATGCAGCGGATGTTATAAAGTATATGAAAACGAACAAGCAATATACAATTAGCCAAGACGCAATTATTATTTCGAGTGATAATTATAAAGTGGTTCAAATTAAAAAAAACCTAGAAAGCTATTTAGCCTCAAAAAAGCAGTAA
- a CDS encoding ABC transporter ATP-binding protein has translation MIQVNQLSKKYNGTTVLQIDNLSIPKGQSFGLVGNNGAGKTTFFSLLLDLIQPTTGEIINNEIPVHTSENWKSFTASFLDESFLIGYLTPEEYFYFIGDLRGQNKADVDALLAKHEEFFNGEILNNKKYLRDLSKGNQKKVGIIATLIGNPEVVVLDEPFANLDPTTVNRLKKIIKELSENPQVTILVSSHDLQHTVEVCDRIVALNKGEVVKDIVTSAETLQELEAFFAV, from the coding sequence ATGATCCAAGTCAATCAACTTTCAAAAAAATACAACGGGACTACCGTTTTACAAATCGATAATTTAAGCATTCCAAAAGGACAAAGTTTTGGACTAGTAGGCAATAATGGCGCAGGGAAAACCACTTTTTTTAGCTTGCTTTTGGATTTAATCCAACCTACAACTGGCGAAATCATCAATAATGAAATTCCGGTACATACTAGCGAAAATTGGAAATCCTTTACCGCCTCTTTCTTAGACGAAAGTTTCTTAATTGGCTACTTAACTCCCGAAGAATATTTTTATTTCATTGGTGATTTACGCGGTCAAAACAAAGCCGATGTAGATGCGTTATTAGCAAAACACGAAGAGTTTTTCAATGGTGAAATTTTGAACAATAAAAAGTATTTGCGCGATTTATCCAAAGGGAATCAAAAGAAAGTCGGCATTATTGCTACTCTAATTGGTAATCCGGAAGTGGTAGTTTTAGATGAGCCGTTTGCTAATTTAGATCCTACTACAGTCAATCGTTTGAAAAAAATCATCAAAGAACTAAGCGAAAATCCGCAAGTGACGATTTTGGTTTCGAGTCACGACTTGCAACATACGGTGGAAGTGTGCGATAGAATTGTGGCATTAAATAAAGGCGAAGTAGTAAAAGACATTGTAACATCAGCAGAAACGCTTCAAGAGCTTGAGGCCTTTTTTGCGGTTTAA
- a CDS encoding DUF5687 family protein, which yields MKFILHFLSLEWKSFSRSASFGTNLAIKILMAIVALLYSFALLSMGIGLYYGLKENHLDPLVQINTFLIYYFLFDLTLRFLWQKIPVMNIRPMLILPIKKSTIVHFSLGKTALSYFNWMHAFFFLPFSVVLFIENHPIESVISWHLAMFSIVYINNFINVLFSNKDNLFGILLAIVVVLGGLQHYGYFNITDYSAPFFEGLFHSPGLFLVPLLVLIGLYKITYDFFKKQLYLDAGLATKSAIAKTENFTWLNQFGTLGTFLKNDIKLIKRNKRSKTTVGMSILFLFYGFIFFNNPSQPQFMQIFAGIFVTGGFLFTFGQFVPSWDSQYYPLMMTQNISYKNYLTSKWWLIVIATVISTVISSFYIYLGWEIYLIILAGAIYNIGINSHLVLYAGAYTKTPIDLTSSKGAFGDKKAFNLHTTLISLPKIVLPVLLYALGKYMEGPNTGLALVAGAGLIGFAIRDRVFSQIEKVYKVEKYKTIQAYKQNN from the coding sequence ATGAAGTTTATTCTACATTTTCTCTCGCTGGAATGGAAATCGTTTTCCCGTTCCGCTTCTTTTGGAACTAATCTCGCCATCAAGATTTTAATGGCCATTGTAGCGTTATTGTATTCTTTCGCTTTGCTTTCGATGGGTATTGGGTTGTATTATGGTCTAAAAGAAAATCATTTAGATCCTTTAGTTCAAATCAATACCTTCTTGATTTACTATTTTCTCTTCGATTTAACGCTGCGTTTTTTATGGCAAAAAATCCCCGTAATGAACATTCGCCCCATGTTAATTTTGCCTATTAAAAAAAGTACGATTGTTCATTTTTCTCTTGGAAAAACGGCTTTGTCTTATTTTAATTGGATGCACGCTTTTTTCTTTCTTCCTTTCTCCGTAGTGTTGTTCATAGAAAACCATCCAATAGAGAGTGTTATTTCTTGGCATTTAGCGATGTTTTCGATAGTGTACATTAACAATTTCATCAATGTATTATTTAGCAACAAAGACAATTTGTTTGGAATTTTACTAGCAATTGTAGTTGTTTTAGGCGGATTACAACATTACGGCTATTTCAACATTACAGATTATTCGGCACCCTTTTTTGAAGGACTATTTCACAGTCCGGGATTATTTTTAGTTCCACTTTTAGTGCTTATAGGATTATATAAAATCACTTATGATTTCTTTAAAAAGCAATTGTATCTCGATGCAGGTCTAGCCACTAAATCAGCGATTGCAAAAACAGAAAATTTTACTTGGCTGAATCAGTTTGGAACCTTAGGCACATTTTTGAAAAACGACATCAAATTAATTAAAAGAAACAAGCGCTCCAAAACCACGGTAGGAATGAGCATTTTGTTTTTGTTTTACGGTTTTATTTTTTTTAATAACCCTTCTCAGCCACAATTCATGCAAATTTTTGCAGGCATTTTTGTCACAGGTGGCTTTTTGTTCACTTTTGGTCAGTTTGTGCCAAGTTGGGACAGTCAATACTACCCATTAATGATGACCCAAAACATTTCATATAAGAACTATTTGACTTCAAAATGGTGGTTAATTGTGATTGCAACAGTAATTTCTACCGTAATATCTTCCTTTTATATCTACCTCGGTTGGGAGATCTATTTGATTATTTTGGCGGGTGCTATTTATAATATTGGCATCAATTCACATTTAGTTTTGTACGCTGGCGCTTACACCAAAACCCCAATTGATCTAACTTCGAGTAAAGGGGCTTTTGGGGATAAAAAAGCGTTTAATTTACACACGACATTAATTTCTTTACCAAAGATTGTCTTACCCGTTTTGCTGTATGCATTAGGCAAATACATGGAAGGGCCCAATACAGGTTTAGCTCTTGTGGCAGGAGCGGGATTAATTGGTTTTGCAATACGCGATCGGGTTTTTTCACAAATTGAAAAAGTCTATAAAGTAGAGAAATACAAAACCATTCAAGCCTACAAACAAAACAATTAA
- a CDS encoding PadR family transcriptional regulator, which yields MKNSQLYKGSLNTIIMKLLEENGKMYGYEITQKVKAITLGELTITEGALYPALHKLEAEGLLDVEIEKVDNRLRKYYKLTEKGTTETVNRLAELEDFIRNMQTLVNPKLAI from the coding sequence ATGAAAAATTCCCAATTGTATAAAGGAAGTCTGAACACGATTATCATGAAGCTCCTAGAGGAAAACGGTAAGATGTACGGATACGAAATTACGCAGAAAGTAAAAGCGATTACGCTAGGGGAACTCACTATTACCGAAGGCGCTTTATATCCTGCCTTGCACAAACTGGAGGCCGAAGGATTGCTCGATGTAGAAATAGAAAAAGTAGACAATCGCTTGCGAAAATATTATAAACTAACGGAAAAAGGAACCACTGAAACCGTTAATCGATTGGCGGAATTGGAAGATTTTATCCGCAACATGCAGACTTTAGTGAACCCAAAATTAGCCATTTAA
- a CDS encoding ferredoxin--NADP reductase, with protein MSSFLKLIIKEVKRETKDAVSILFSVPEELQSNYTFIAGQYINLRLTLDNQEIRRAYSICSAPDSGELRIAVKAVRNGLFSQFANTKLKAGDVLEVGQPEGKFTFEPQADRQRNYAAFVAGSGITPAISILKSVLKSEPKSSFVLVYGNKSPEETIFHQELHDLQSQYVGRLFVQYVYSQSKADGALSGRIDKTTVNYILREKHASLDFDKFYLCGPEEMINAVSDALKEKNIKESNIKFELFSTSAKEHTIEQSLEGHAQITVMVDDEETTFEMSAKQTILDAALKQGIDAPYSCQGGICSSCLARVTEGTAEMTKNSILTEKDVADGLILTCQAHPTSNTIRVDFDDV; from the coding sequence ATGTCTTCCTTTTTAAAATTAATCATTAAAGAAGTAAAACGCGAAACCAAAGACGCTGTTTCAATTCTTTTTTCAGTTCCTGAAGAATTACAATCCAACTATACTTTCATTGCTGGTCAATACATTAATTTGCGATTGACTTTGGACAACCAAGAAATTCGTCGTGCCTATTCGATTTGTTCTGCTCCGGATAGTGGCGAATTGCGCATTGCAGTTAAAGCCGTTCGAAACGGACTTTTTTCACAGTTTGCCAATACCAAACTTAAAGCAGGTGATGTTCTTGAAGTGGGACAACCAGAAGGAAAATTCACCTTTGAACCACAAGCGGATCGCCAGCGTAATTATGCCGCTTTTGTGGCAGGTAGCGGAATCACACCAGCAATTTCTATCTTGAAATCGGTTTTAAAAAGCGAGCCAAAAAGCAGCTTTGTATTGGTATACGGAAACAAATCACCAGAAGAAACAATTTTCCACCAAGAATTACACGATTTACAATCGCAATATGTAGGTCGCTTGTTTGTTCAGTATGTGTATAGCCAATCCAAAGCAGATGGAGCTTTGTCTGGACGAATTGACAAAACAACTGTGAATTATATCTTGAGAGAAAAACACGCCAGTTTGGATTTTGACAAATTCTATTTGTGTGGCCCTGAAGAAATGATAAACGCCGTTTCTGATGCTTTAAAAGAAAAGAATATTAAAGAATCCAATATCAAATTTGAATTGTTTTCAACTTCTGCCAAAGAACATACTATCGAACAATCGTTAGAAGGACATGCGCAAATTACGGTAATGGTGGACGATGAAGAAACGACTTTCGAAATGTCAGCCAAACAAACCATTCTGGATGCTGCTTTAAAACAAGGTATTGATGCTCCTTATTCTTGTCAAGGCGGAATTTGCAGCAGCTGTTTGGCACGCGTTACCGAAGGAACAGCCGAAATGACTAAAAATTCCATCCTAACAGAAAAAGATGTAGCGGACGGATTGATCTTGACTTGTCAAGCGCATCCTACTTCGAATACGATTCGTGTGGATTTTGATGATGTTTAA
- a CDS encoding GmrSD restriction endonuclease domain-containing protein, producing the protein MNIELKEITVRELTNGYKDNNDDGVVGYGGKLDIRPPYQREFVYDVKERNAVINTLQKNFPLNVMYWAVRDSSTSSAQELEVIDGQQRTISICQYVNGDYSIDGLAFHNLPKDKQEQILEYKLMVYFCSGTDSEKLDWFETINIAGKVLTEQELRNAVYSGSWVSDAKRYFSKNSRPKIGDEYLNGSANRQEYLEKAIDWISEGKIKEYMSKNQFEPNANELWLYFQSVINWVKVTFPKYRKEMKGIEWGTLYNEFKNDKWDAKALEEEITDLMLDEDVSNKKGIYYFVLNRKERHLSIRAFSEKQKREAFERQKGICVKCLEKFELNEMEADHITPWHEGGKTAADNCQMLCKHYNRIKSGK; encoded by the coding sequence ATGAACATAGAACTCAAAGAAATTACCGTAAGAGAATTAACCAATGGTTACAAAGACAATAACGATGATGGTGTGGTAGGTTATGGAGGTAAACTTGATATTCGTCCGCCTTACCAACGAGAATTTGTATATGATGTAAAAGAACGCAATGCGGTAATTAATACCTTGCAAAAGAACTTTCCATTGAATGTTATGTATTGGGCAGTACGAGATAGTTCAACAAGCTCAGCTCAAGAGTTGGAAGTAATTGATGGGCAACAACGCACCATTTCTATTTGCCAATATGTCAATGGCGATTATTCTATTGATGGTTTGGCGTTTCATAATTTACCCAAAGACAAGCAAGAACAAATTTTGGAGTACAAATTAATGGTGTATTTCTGTTCAGGAACCGATAGCGAGAAATTAGATTGGTTTGAAACCATCAACATTGCCGGAAAAGTATTGACAGAACAAGAATTACGCAACGCAGTCTATTCCGGTTCATGGGTGTCGGATGCGAAACGCTATTTTTCCAAAAATTCGCGTCCAAAAATAGGCGATGAATACTTAAATGGCTCGGCAAATCGCCAAGAATATTTAGAAAAAGCAATTGACTGGATTTCGGAAGGAAAGATTAAGGAATATATGTCTAAAAATCAGTTTGAACCCAATGCCAATGAATTGTGGTTATATTTTCAATCGGTAATAAATTGGGTCAAAGTCACGTTTCCAAAATACCGCAAAGAGATGAAAGGCATTGAATGGGGAACTTTATACAACGAATTCAAAAACGACAAATGGGACGCTAAAGCCCTAGAAGAAGAAATTACTGATTTGATGTTAGACGAAGATGTGTCCAATAAAAAAGGGATTTATTATTTTGTTTTAAACCGAAAAGAAAGACATTTAAGTATTCGTGCTTTTTCCGAAAAACAAAAACGAGAAGCTTTTGAGCGCCAAAAAGGAATTTGCGTAAAATGTCTAGAAAAATTTGAACTAAATGAAATGGAAGCTGACCACATAACCCCTTGGCACGAAGGCGGAAAAACAGCTGCAGATAATTGTCAAATGTTGTGCAAACACTACAATAGAATCAAGTCAGGGAAATAG
- a CDS encoding adenine-specific methyltransferase EcoRI family protein, with amino-acid sequence MAKQSSNTNLHKAKNNKKDEFYTQLSDIENELRHYKDHFKDKVVYCNCDDPRVSNFFHYFSYNFEHLGLKKLIATCYKNQDADLFSTNESEQAVYLVYTGDKNGNSVPDANEIGVKPLKGDGDFRSAESIELLKQADIVVTNPPFSLFREYVAQLIEYDKKFIIVGHQNAIGYRDIFKLIKENKLWLGYGFKGGAGHFINTQYEDYASAGDHKEGMIRVSGVHWFTNLDIDKRHEDLILHKKHTPKEYSVYENFNAINVDKTKDIPFDYDGLIGVPLTFMDKYNPDQFDIIGLGIANLGLEIGVQKYKPEHKKFRKEVQKRGAVDGDLYMMKNGIVEVPYSRIIIKNKKL; translated from the coding sequence ATGGCAAAGCAATCTTCCAACACCAATCTTCACAAAGCCAAAAACAATAAAAAAGACGAGTTTTATACCCAACTTTCGGATATTGAAAACGAGTTACGGCACTACAAAGACCATTTTAAAGACAAAGTAGTTTATTGCAATTGCGACGACCCCAGAGTCAGCAATTTTTTTCATTATTTCTCTTATAATTTTGAGCATTTAGGACTCAAAAAATTGATAGCTACTTGTTATAAAAACCAAGATGCTGATTTATTTAGTACCAATGAATCAGAACAGGCTGTGTATCTCGTTTATACAGGCGACAAGAATGGGAATAGTGTGCCAGACGCCAATGAAATAGGCGTAAAACCTTTGAAAGGTGATGGCGATTTTAGAAGTGCTGAAAGTATTGAACTTTTGAAACAAGCCGATATTGTGGTCACCAATCCACCTTTTTCTTTGTTTCGGGAATATGTAGCCCAATTGATAGAATACGATAAAAAGTTTATCATCGTAGGCCATCAAAATGCCATTGGATATAGAGATATATTTAAATTAATTAAGGAAAATAAACTTTGGTTAGGCTATGGTTTTAAAGGTGGTGCAGGACATTTTATCAATACTCAATATGAAGATTATGCTTCTGCGGGAGACCATAAAGAAGGTATGATACGAGTTTCTGGGGTTCATTGGTTTACCAATTTGGATATAGATAAAAGACACGAAGACCTGATTTTACATAAAAAACACACTCCAAAAGAATATTCTGTTTATGAGAATTTCAATGCAATTAATGTAGATAAAACTAAAGACATTCCCTTTGATTATGATGGTTTAATAGGTGTTCCTTTAACTTTTATGGATAAATACAACCCAGATCAATTTGATATAATTGGATTAGGTATTGCCAACTTAGGATTAGAAATTGGAGTTCAAAAATATAAACCGGAGCACAAAAAATTCAGAAAAGAAGTTCAAAAAAGAGGTGCGGTTGATGGAGATCTCTATATGATGAAGAATGGTATAGTTGAGGTTCCATATTCTCGAATAATTATCAAAAACAAAAAACTATGA
- a CDS encoding transcriptional regulator, producing the protein MKTHFDIEKIVQNGTITNGLDYERALVADKKLRLLAKESLHFKKLRTQLRDLIVQFENVNWNDANAIDAKKLAESEKQECLAEQERLFIETRKKIIKSKLKAAELTQENLASILGHKSKTHMSELMNGIKPFTLKDLIIMHRLLAIEIAILLPVFLSKEDQNRVKEVVLKLNKPKIALYL; encoded by the coding sequence ATGAAAACACATTTTGACATAGAAAAAATAGTCCAAAATGGTACAATTACTAATGGACTGGATTATGAAAGAGCCCTTGTTGCTGATAAGAAATTGCGTCTTTTAGCAAAGGAAAGTCTTCATTTTAAAAAATTAAGAACACAATTGCGCGACTTGATTGTCCAATTCGAAAATGTCAATTGGAACGATGCTAATGCAATAGACGCTAAAAAATTAGCCGAGAGCGAAAAACAAGAATGTCTTGCAGAACAAGAGAGACTGTTTATAGAAACCCGAAAAAAAATTATTAAATCTAAGCTCAAAGCGGCCGAACTTACCCAAGAAAACTTAGCTTCAATTCTTGGGCATAAGAGTAAGACGCACATGTCAGAATTAATGAATGGTATTAAGCCGTTTACCTTAAAAGATTTGATAATTATGCATCGATTATTAGCTATTGAAATAGCGATTTTGCTTCCTGTATTTCTTTCTAAAGAAGATCAAAACAGGGTAAAAGAAGTGGTTTTGAAACTGAACAAACCCAAAATAGCCCTATATTTGTAA
- a CDS encoding type II toxin-antitoxin system HigB family toxin encodes MRIIGKKIIVKVKVKNSGNQKLCKAIDQLVADLEQFNPIEVPLRDLRPDADCVHNDGFYFFNIHVHRTLILIEMDEEGEATIVWAGTHQEYEITFKNNKVTIEKWLRKKGYID; translated from the coding sequence ATGAGAATTATTGGAAAGAAAATTATTGTAAAAGTAAAAGTTAAAAATAGCGGCAATCAAAAATTGTGCAAAGCGATCGATCAATTAGTTGCTGATTTAGAGCAATTTAATCCCATTGAGGTCCCGCTTCGTGACCTTAGACCTGATGCAGATTGCGTTCACAATGATGGTTTTTATTTTTTTAATATTCATGTTCATAGGACATTGATCTTAATAGAAATGGATGAAGAGGGCGAAGCAACTATTGTTTGGGCGGGAACGCATCAAGAATATGAGATCACATTTAAAAACAATAAAGTTACCATTGAGAAATGGTTGCGAAAAAAAGGATACATAGACTAA